The segment ACAAAACCATCAAGAAGTTCGGCTTCAAAGGCGCGGGCAAAAAGGTCAGCACGATAACGGAATAACAGGCATAAAAAACCACCAGCGGATGGCAGAATTCTGAAAGGCGACTGCCAGAGTACGCCCCTACCCCACACAGCGGGGCAAGCCGTGTGGGGTAGGGGCGTACTCTGGCAATCGGAGCTTACCTTATTTCATCGCACCGGCCAGGGGCGCGTGCTGGCTGGCCTGCGTCACTGATGGCTGCTGCATGCCGCCGGCATTGAACCATGCCGCCGCCAGCTTGATGCCCTCGCGCAAATCTACCTCTGGCTCGTATCCCAACTCGCGTCGTGCCTTATCCACACTGTGGCGATTATCGGTGCCGAACATCATCGCGCCGAGTTGCGTTACCACCGGCTTCGTATGGGTCACGCGCGCCACAACCTTCTCGGCCACAATGCTGCCATAGTAAACCGGCAGGTAAGGTACGTGCAGTGTCGGACGCTTGCCACCAACGGCATCCGCAATCGCATTGAACATTTCCAGTTGCGTCAGGGGGCGATCATTGGTGATGTTGTACACATTGCCGGGCGCATTCTCATGATATCCCGCCAGCATGAATCCTTGCACCACATCGGTCACGTAGCAGAACGGTAGCGCGTTATCGCCCTTGCCGAGAATCAGCCCCTTGCCGTCTTTCACCTTCTGTGCCATGCGTCCAAAGTGCAGCCGGTCGCCAGGGCCAAAGAACGTGCCGGGACGCAGGATCACCGTCTCGACATCGCTATTGAGCATCAGGCGGCGCATCAGGCGATCACCCTCCGCCTTGGTGATGCTATACGGGTCGGGGTCGGGCTTCAGCGCATCCTTCTCAGTCAGAAAGCGC is part of the Ktedonobacteraceae bacterium genome and harbors:
- a CDS encoding NAD-dependent epimerase/dehydratase family protein, producing the protein MKVLITGATGLLGSHLIKALHQRGEHIRALVLPVENADSLLAQDVEVVRGDVTDAGTLGPAVKDVDLIFHLAGMMGVWRPLADYRLVNVTGSENLYRAAQAAGVRRFVHTSSHTVYGLGHGRFLTEKDALKPDPDPYSITKAEGDRLMRRLMLNSDVETVILRPGTFFGPGDRLHFGRMAQKVKDGKGLILGKGDNALPFCYVTDVVQGFMLAGYHENAPGNVYNITNDRPLTQLEMFNAIADAVGGKRPTLHVPYLPVYYGSIVAEKVVARVTHTKPVVTQLGAMMFGTDNRHSVDKARRELGYEPEVDLREGIKLAAAWFNAGGMQQPSVTQASQHAPLAGAMK